A stretch of Mustela nigripes isolate SB6536 chromosome 6, MUSNIG.SB6536, whole genome shotgun sequence DNA encodes these proteins:
- the BMI1 gene encoding polycomb complex protein BMI-1: MHRTTRIKITELNPHLMCVLCGGYFIDATTIIECLHSFCKTCIVRYLETSKYCPICDVQVHKTRPLLNIRSDKTLQDIVYKLVPGLFKNEMKRRRDFYAAHPSADAANGSNEDRGEVADEDKRIITDDEIISLSIEFFDQNRLDRKVNKDKEKAKEEVNDKRYLRCPAAMTVMHLRKFLRSKMDIPNTFQIDVMYEEEPLKDYYTLMDIAYIYTWRRNGPLPLKYRVRPTCKRMKMSHQRDGLTNAGELESDSGSDKANSPAGGAPSTSSCLPSPSTPVQSPHPQFPHISSTMNGTSSSPSGNHQSSFANRPRKSSVNGSSATSSG, from the exons ATGCATCGAACAACCAGAATCAAGATCACGGAGCTAAATCCCCACCTCATGTGTGTGCTCTGTGGAGGGTACTTCATTGATGCCACGACCATAATAGAATGTCTACATTCCT TCTGTAAAACATGTATTGTGCGTTACTTGGAGACCAGCAAATATTGTCCTATCTGTGATGTCCAAGTTCACAAAACCAGACCACTACTGAATATAAg GTCAGATAAAACTCTCCAAGATATTGTATACAAATTAGTTCCAGGGCTTTTCAAAA atgaaatgaagagaagaagggaTTTTTATGCAGCCCATCCTTCAGCAGATG CTGCCAATGGCTCTAATGAAGATAGAGGAGAAGTTGCAGATGAAGATAAGAGAATTATAACTGATGATGAGATAATAAGCTTATCCATTGAATTCTTTGACCAGAACAG ATTGGATCGGAAAGTaaacaaagacaaggagaaagcTAAGGAGGAG GTGAATGATAAAAGATATTTACGTTGCCCAGCAGCAATGACTGTGATGCACCTTAGAAAGTTTCTCAGAAGTAAAATGGACATACCTAACACTTTCCAG ATTGATGTCATGTATGAAGAAGAACCTTTAAAGGATTACTATACACTAATGGATATTGCTTACATTTATACCTGGAGAAGG AATGGTCCACTTCCTTTGAAATACAGAGTTCGACCTACttgtaaaagaatgaagatgaGTCACCAGAGAGATGGACTGACAAATGCTGGAGAACTGGAAAGTGACTCTGGGAGTGACAAGGCCAACAGCCCCGCAGGAGGTGCCCCCTCCACCTCTTCCTGTCTGCCTAGCCCCAGCACTCCCGTTCAGTCTCCTCATCCTCAGTTCCCTCACATCTCCAGCACTATGAATGGAACCAGCAGCAGCCCCAGCGGTAACCACCAATCTTCCTTTGCCAATAGACCTCGAAAATCGTCAGTAAATGGGTCGTCAGCAACTTCATCTGGTTGA
- the COMMD3 gene encoding COMM domain-containing protein 3, whose product MELSEFVQKGFQMLADPGSFDSNAFTLLLRAAFQSLLDAQADEAVLDHPDLKHIDPVVLKHCHTAAATYILEAGKQRADKSTLSTYLEDCKFDRERIELFCTEYQNNKNSLESLLGSIGRSLPHITDVSWRLEYQIKTNQLHKMYRPAYLVTLNVENTDSRSHPEISFSCNMEQLQDLVGKLKDASKSLERATQL is encoded by the exons ATGGAGCTTTCGGAGTTTGTGCAGAAAGGCTTCCAGATGCTGGCGGATCCTGGCTCCTTCGACTCCAACGCCTTCACGCTTCTCCTCCGGGCGGCTTTCCAGAGCCTGCTGGACGCCCAGGCGGACGAGGCCGTGTTAG atcaCCCAGACTTGAAACATATCGATCCTGTGGTTTTAAAACATTGTCACACAGCAGCTGCAACTTACATACTGGAGGCAGGAAAGCAAAGAGCTGACAAATCAACTCTAAG CACTTATCTAGAAGACTGTAAATTTGATAGAGAGCGAATAGAACTGTTTTGCACGGAATATCAG AATAATAAGAATTCCCTAGAAAGCCTACTGGGAAG TATAGGCAGATCTCTCCCCCATATAACTGATGTTTCTTGGCGTTTGGAATATCAGATAAAG ACCAATCAACTTCATAAGATGTACAGACCTGCATATTTGGTGACCTTAAATGTAGAG aaCACTGATTCCCGATCTCACCCAGAGATTAGTTTTAGTTGCAACATGGAACAATTACAG GATTTAGTGGGGAAACTTAAAGATGCTTCGAAAAGTCTGGAAAGAGCAACTCAGTTGTAA